One part of the Treponema sp. OMZ 787 genome encodes these proteins:
- a CDS encoding Type 1 glutamine amidotransferase-like domain-containing protein — translation MKLFLCSHFAKVGILLKDQVEGKTLVFIPTASINEGYKGYVGSALKLWKKLNTNIIEIEISTANMNDIHKAFEKADIIYFTGGNSFFLIDSIKKKGVDKLIKKHLENNKLYVGESGGAIICAPELTYIKKMDEVPDNFSQKDYSGLNLIDFYVLPHYLCAPFKKCSQEILASNPDLNICAINNSQAILINNGDKIELNV, via the coding sequence ATGAAACTATTTTTATGTTCTCACTTTGCTAAGGTTGGAATATTATTAAAAGATCAAGTTGAAGGTAAGACCTTAGTTTTTATACCGACAGCATCAATAAATGAAGGATATAAGGGATATGTAGGGTCCGCTTTAAAATTATGGAAAAAATTAAATACAAATATTATAGAAATTGAAATCTCAACTGCAAATATGAATGACATTCATAAGGCTTTTGAAAAAGCAGACATTATCTATTTTACAGGAGGAAATTCTTTTTTTCTGATAGATAGCATAAAAAAAAAGGGAGTGGATAAACTGATTAAAAAGCATTTAGAAAATAATAAATTATATGTAGGAGAATCCGGAGGTGCGATTATTTGTGCTCCGGAACTTACATATATAAAAAAAATGGATGAGGTACCGGATAATTTTTCTCAAAAAGATTATTCGGGTTTGAATCTAATAGATTTCTATGTACTGCCTCATTATCTATGTGCTCCTTTTAAAAAATGCTCTCAAGAGATTCTCGCATCAAATCCCGATTTGAATATTTGTGCTATCAATAACTCACAAGCCATACTAATTAACAATGGAGATAAAATAGAGTTAAATGTATAA
- a CDS encoding type I restriction-modification system subunit M, with the protein MSDYSKADNGMTQRAELHRKIWSIADNVRGAVDGWDFKQYILGILFYRFISENMTEFFNSAEHEAGDPDFDYAKISDKEAEADFRPNTVEDKGFFILPSQLFKNVAEKAKDNENLNTDLANIFKAIEGSAVGFASEDDIKGLFEDVDTTSNRLGGTVPEKNKRLTDILTGIAEINFGDFKKNDIDAFGDAYEYLISNYASNAGKSGGEFFTPQTVSKLLARLVMDGKTNINKVYDPTCGSGSLLLQMKKQFDEHIIDEGFFGQEINMTNFNLARMNMFLHNVNYNNFSIKRGDTLLNPLHKNEKPFDAIVSNPPYSIKWVGDDDPTLINDERYAPAGKLAPKSYADYAFIMHSLSYLSSQGRAAIVCFPGIFYRKGAERTIRKYLVDNNFIDCVIQLPENLFFGTSIATCILVMAKNKTENKILFIDASKEFKKETNNNILEEKNIEKIVKEFRKRSGKEYFSRYVDRDEIEANDYNLSISSYVEKEDTREIIDIKVLNKELEKTVSRIDELRAAINEIVKELEDE; encoded by the coding sequence ATGTCTGATTACTCAAAAGCAGATAATGGAATGACGCAAAGAGCGGAACTCCATAGAAAAATTTGGTCTATTGCAGATAATGTAAGAGGTGCAGTAGACGGTTGGGATTTTAAACAATATATATTGGGTATTCTTTTTTACCGGTTCATATCGGAAAACATGACCGAATTTTTTAATTCCGCAGAACATGAAGCCGGCGACCCGGACTTTGACTACGCAAAGATTTCCGATAAAGAAGCTGAAGCAGATTTTAGGCCAAATACCGTAGAGGACAAGGGCTTTTTCATTCTACCGAGTCAGCTATTTAAAAATGTTGCAGAAAAAGCGAAAGATAACGAAAATTTAAATACCGATTTAGCTAATATCTTTAAAGCGATTGAAGGAAGTGCAGTCGGCTTTGCCTCAGAAGATGATATTAAAGGCCTATTTGAAGATGTTGACACGACAAGCAACCGTTTGGGCGGAACAGTGCCTGAGAAGAATAAGCGGTTAACAGACATATTAACAGGAATTGCAGAAATAAATTTTGGGGATTTTAAAAAGAACGATATTGATGCGTTCGGCGATGCTTATGAATATCTCATTTCTAACTATGCAAGCAATGCCGGAAAATCGGGAGGAGAATTTTTTACTCCGCAAACAGTATCAAAACTTTTAGCTCGGCTTGTGATGGACGGAAAAACAAATATCAACAAAGTATATGACCCGACCTGCGGGAGCGGCTCCTTGCTTTTACAAATGAAAAAACAGTTTGACGAGCATATTATCGACGAAGGATTTTTTGGACAAGAAATAAACATGACCAATTTTAACCTTGCCCGAATGAATATGTTCTTGCATAACGTGAACTACAATAATTTTTCTATTAAGCGGGGAGATACTCTTTTAAATCCTCTTCACAAAAACGAAAAACCCTTTGATGCAATCGTCTCAAATCCGCCATACTCCATTAAGTGGGTGGGGGACGATGATCCAACCCTCATAAATGATGAACGGTATGCCCCGGCGGGAAAACTGGCGCCTAAATCTTATGCCGACTACGCCTTTATTATGCATTCGTTGAGTTATCTTTCCAGTCAGGGACGTGCTGCCATTGTATGTTTTCCCGGCATTTTTTACCGCAAAGGAGCGGAAAGAACTATCCGCAAGTATCTGGTGGATAATAACTTTATAGACTGTGTAATTCAGCTGCCAGAAAACCTATTCTTCGGAACATCAATAGCAACCTGTATCTTGGTAATGGCAAAGAACAAAACCGAAAATAAAATCTTATTTATTGATGCAAGTAAAGAATTTAAAAAAGAAACAAATAACAATATTTTGGAAGAAAAAAACATAGAGAAAATAGTCAAAGAATTTAGAAAAAGAAGCGGTAAAGAATATTTTTCGCGATATGTCGATCGGGATGAAATCGAAGCAAACGATTATAACCTTTCCATTTCAAGTTATGTAGAAAAAGAAGACACCAGAGAAATAATCGATATAAAAGTTTTAAATAAGGAACTTGAAAAAACCGTCAGCCGTATAGACGAACTGAGAGCTGCCATAAACGAAATCGTAAAGGAGCTCGAAGATGAATAA
- a CDS encoding type I restriction endonuclease subunit R, producing the protein MQENIKYGTSTIAEMTSGIILAHFEKESYAGETSYQSEAELEQTMIDNLVSQGYERLTIRSNEDLYANLEIQIEKLNGLTFSSEEWNRFLQEYLDAPNDGMAEKTRKVQENHVHDFIFGDGHLKNIKIIDKKNIHNNFLQVTNQVIGEGTKRNRYDVTILVNGLPLVHIELKKRGVNLHEAFNQIHRYSKESFNSDNSLYKYVQIFVISNGTYTRYFANTTAQNKNNYEFTCEWADAKNRVIRDLEDFTKTFFEKRVLLEVLTKYCVFDVNNTLLIMRPYQIAAAERILWKIKSSYEAKKAGKQGAGGFIWHTTGSGKTLTSFKAARLATELDFIGKVFFVVDRKDLDYQTMKEYQRFQPDSVNGSKDTKKLKESIEKDDNRIVVTTIQKLNEFVKKNPSHAIYDKHCVLIFDECHRSQFGEAQKNIRKSFKKHYQFGFTGTPIFPENSFGGDTTSGIFGAQLHSYVITDAIRDGKVLKFKVDYNNITPKFKTAEKEEDEKKLSALEKKMLLHPERISEITKHILKVFDTKTHRNEYYDLKHRRLNGFNAMFAVQSIEAAKLYYEEFQKQQENVSEEKKLKIATIYSFTANEEQAAIGEISEENFDVSAMDSTSKEFLDKVISDYNRYFKTNFSTNGYEFQNYYKDLSLKVKDKEVDLLIVVGMFLTGFDAPTLNTLFVDKNLKFHGLIQAFSRTNRILNKVKTFGNIVCFRDLEKATQDAIKTFGDENSVNIILEKSYDEYIHGFTDEETGTVIKGYIEICNEIITEFPDPAEIVRESDKKEFVRLFGELLQAENILRNFDEFENFEKIISERQMQDMKSVYVDIREEMLNSQRYGKTDGEYIDFSDIEFQIDLLKTDEINLDYILALIFEKSKGNDDIENLKSEVRRVIRSSLGTRAKEELIIKFINKTKLSELKTADDILENFYSFAKKEKENKIKTLLEEENLKEESKRFIEKAIGRGYVEYAGDELDSIIPPTTRRHGAREKKKETVLNKIRNIVEIFVGI; encoded by the coding sequence ATGCAAGAAAATATAAAATACGGTACCTCTACCATAGCCGAAATGACCAGCGGAATTATCCTGGCACACTTTGAAAAAGAATCATACGCAGGAGAAACATCATATCAAAGCGAGGCAGAACTTGAACAAACCATGATTGATAATTTAGTTTCTCAAGGCTATGAAAGACTTACAATAAGATCAAATGAAGACTTATATGCAAATTTAGAGATTCAAATTGAAAAATTAAACGGGCTTACATTTTCATCGGAAGAATGGAATCGTTTTTTGCAGGAATATTTGGATGCTCCAAATGACGGTATGGCCGAAAAAACGCGCAAAGTTCAAGAAAATCATGTCCATGATTTTATCTTTGGTGACGGTCATTTAAAAAATATAAAAATCATCGACAAAAAAAATATTCATAATAATTTTTTGCAAGTAACAAATCAGGTTATTGGAGAAGGAACTAAACGCAACCGCTACGATGTAACGATATTGGTAAACGGCTTACCGCTGGTACATATCGAATTGAAAAAACGCGGAGTAAACCTCCATGAAGCCTTTAATCAAATTCATCGATACAGTAAAGAAAGTTTTAACAGCGATAATTCCCTATATAAATATGTACAAATTTTTGTTATTTCAAACGGAACATATACCCGATATTTTGCAAACACCACCGCACAAAATAAAAATAATTATGAATTTACCTGCGAATGGGCGGATGCAAAAAACAGGGTTATTAGGGATTTGGAAGATTTTACAAAAACTTTTTTTGAAAAACGAGTTCTGCTTGAAGTCCTTACAAAATATTGCGTCTTTGATGTTAATAACACCCTGCTCATTATGCGGCCCTATCAAATTGCAGCCGCCGAAAGGATTTTATGGAAGATAAAATCAAGTTATGAAGCAAAAAAAGCAGGAAAACAAGGAGCCGGCGGTTTTATTTGGCATACAACAGGCTCAGGTAAAACGCTCACCTCTTTTAAAGCCGCACGGCTTGCAACGGAACTGGATTTTATCGGTAAGGTATTTTTTGTAGTAGACAGAAAAGATTTGGACTACCAAACCATGAAGGAGTATCAAAGATTTCAACCCGACAGTGTAAACGGAAGCAAGGACACCAAAAAACTCAAAGAGTCAATCGAAAAAGACGACAATAGAATCGTAGTTACTACAATCCAAAAATTGAATGAGTTTGTCAAAAAAAATCCTTCACACGCAATTTATGATAAACATTGTGTACTTATATTTGATGAATGTCACCGCTCTCAATTTGGGGAAGCACAAAAAAATATAAGAAAATCTTTTAAAAAGCATTATCAATTCGGTTTTACCGGAACTCCTATCTTCCCCGAAAATTCGTTTGGAGGCGACACCACATCGGGAATATTCGGTGCACAGCTTCACAGTTATGTTATTACGGATGCAATTCGTGACGGAAAGGTTTTAAAATTTAAAGTCGACTATAATAACATTACACCGAAATTTAAAACAGCCGAAAAAGAAGAAGATGAAAAAAAATTATCTGCGTTGGAAAAAAAGATGCTGCTTCATCCGGAACGCATTTCCGAAATAACAAAACATATTTTAAAAGTATTCGATACCAAGACGCATCGAAATGAATATTATGATTTAAAGCACAGAAGATTAAACGGTTTTAACGCAATGTTTGCGGTACAAAGCATTGAAGCCGCCAAATTATATTATGAAGAATTTCAAAAGCAGCAGGAAAATGTAAGTGAAGAAAAAAAATTAAAAATTGCAACTATTTATAGCTTTACAGCTAATGAAGAACAAGCGGCTATCGGTGAAATATCCGAAGAAAATTTTGATGTATCCGCTATGGATTCTACTTCAAAAGAATTTTTAGATAAGGTTATTTCAGACTATAATAGATATTTCAAAACGAACTTTTCAACAAACGGCTATGAATTTCAAAACTATTATAAAGATTTATCTCTCAAAGTAAAAGATAAGGAAGTCGATTTACTGATTGTCGTCGGAATGTTTTTAACCGGCTTCGATGCCCCGACATTAAATACCTTATTCGTAGATAAAAATCTTAAATTCCATGGTCTTATTCAGGCTTTTTCAAGAACAAACCGCATACTCAATAAGGTAAAAACCTTCGGTAATATTGTCTGCTTTAGAGACTTGGAAAAAGCAACTCAAGATGCCATCAAAACTTTCGGCGATGAAAACAGTGTAAATATTATTTTGGAAAAAAGCTATGACGAATATATCCACGGTTTTACAGACGAAGAGACCGGCACAGTCATAAAAGGTTATATAGAGATATGCAATGAAATTATAACCGAATTTCCCGATCCTGCTGAAATTGTGCGGGAATCCGATAAAAAAGAATTTGTGAGACTTTTCGGAGAATTATTGCAGGCCGAAAATATCCTCAGAAACTTTGACGAGTTTGAAAACTTTGAAAAAATCATCTCTGAAAGACAAATGCAGGATATGAAGAGCGTCTATGTTGACATACGGGAAGAAATGCTCAATTCACAACGCTACGGTAAAACTGATGGTGAATACATTGATTTTTCAGATATCGAATTTCAAATTGATTTACTTAAAACCGATGAAATAAATTTAGATTATATCTTAGCTTTGATTTTTGAAAAATCTAAAGGAAATGATGACATTGAAAATTTAAAATCTGAAGTACGCAGAGTTATAAGATCAAGTCTTGGCACCAGGGCAAAAGAAGAATTGATTATAAAATTTATAAATAAAACTAAATTATCAGAATTAAAAACCGCCGATGACATCCTTGAAAACTTTTACAGTTTTGCAAAAAAAGAAAAAGAAAATAAAATTAAAACTTTGCTTGAAGAAGAAAACCTAAAAGAAGAGTCAAAGCGTTTTATAGAAAAAGCTATCGGCAGAGGCTATGTAGAATATGCCGGAGACGAATTGGACAGCATCATACCGCCTACAACCCGCCGTCATGGAGCCCGCGAAAAGAAAAAAGAAACTGTTCTGAATAAAATAAGAAACATTGTCGAAATCTTTGTAGGGATTTAG
- a CDS encoding leucyl aminopeptidase — protein sequence MKFNIAKQGGVPAKLVFEDKIEGSYLNHLKEKELFSGKAEEVYYSLDPNLNAHLFIGLGKEEKIDLEVLRKTFFKAASELLKNKVEEVELHIPKLNNLCNYKMAEAIAEGMLHATYQYDKFKSDRKEQTEITVNYNPEKGKEERAEKGINEAVKLMEAVFLTRDLVNQPPNVIYPETLAKIAKEKLEAKGVKVTVHGKKEIEDLKMEAFLSVARASAKEPKLIVMEYYNNPDSKEKIALVGKGLTYDSGGYAIKPATSMVTMFTDMGGSGTVIGAMHALADLKAKVNVVAVVASCENMISGDGYRNGDIIGSMSGKTIEIINTDAEGRLTLADAVYYATNNLGATKLIDLATLTGACVAAFGEQVSGAVTNNDEFFEELVKANERAGEIVWKMPTIDYYKKMNESKVADLKNSGGKLGGMMTAGLFVGSFLAKEDIPWIHIDIAGTAYITEKFGYLKEYATGTLVKSLYYMLSKEA from the coding sequence ATGAAATTTAATATTGCAAAACAAGGCGGAGTTCCCGCAAAGTTGGTTTTTGAGGACAAAATTGAGGGAAGCTATCTTAATCACTTAAAAGAAAAGGAATTATTTTCCGGAAAGGCGGAAGAGGTTTATTACAGCCTTGACCCTAATCTTAATGCTCATCTTTTTATCGGTTTAGGTAAGGAAGAAAAGATTGACTTGGAAGTTTTAAGAAAAACTTTTTTCAAGGCAGCGAGCGAGCTTTTAAAGAACAAGGTAGAAGAAGTCGAGCTTCACATCCCTAAACTTAATAATTTATGCAATTATAAGATGGCCGAAGCTATCGCAGAGGGCATGCTTCATGCCACCTATCAATACGATAAGTTTAAAAGCGACCGTAAAGAACAAACCGAAATTACGGTCAATTATAATCCTGAAAAAGGCAAAGAAGAAAGAGCCGAAAAAGGTATCAACGAAGCCGTCAAGCTCATGGAGGCGGTTTTCTTAACCCGCGACTTGGTAAACCAGCCGCCGAATGTAATATATCCTGAAACATTGGCTAAGATTGCCAAAGAAAAGCTTGAAGCAAAGGGCGTAAAAGTTACAGTTCACGGCAAAAAAGAAATTGAAGACCTTAAAATGGAAGCCTTCCTCAGTGTTGCAAGAGCAAGTGCCAAAGAGCCTAAACTCATTGTCATGGAATATTACAATAATCCCGATTCAAAAGAAAAAATTGCTCTTGTCGGTAAGGGCTTAACCTATGACAGCGGCGGATATGCAATTAAACCTGCAACAAGCATGGTTACCATGTTTACCGATATGGGCGGCTCAGGTACCGTTATCGGAGCAATGCATGCATTGGCAGACCTAAAAGCAAAGGTAAATGTTGTTGCTGTTGTTGCTTCTTGCGAAAACATGATTTCCGGAGACGGTTACCGAAACGGAGACATCATCGGCTCAATGAGCGGTAAGACTATCGAAATTATTAACACCGATGCAGAAGGCAGATTAACCCTGGCCGATGCCGTTTATTATGCCACCAATAATTTGGGAGCAACTAAGCTTATTGACCTTGCTACCTTGACAGGTGCTTGCGTAGCAGCATTCGGCGAGCAGGTAAGCGGAGCCGTTACAAACAATGATGAGTTCTTTGAAGAACTTGTCAAGGCAAATGAAAGAGCCGGTGAAATTGTTTGGAAAATGCCGACTATAGATTACTACAAAAAAATGAACGAGTCAAAAGTCGCCGATCTAAAAAATTCAGGCGGAAAATTAGGCGGAATGATGACGGCCGGACTCTTTGTAGGTTCATTCCTTGCAAAAGAAGATATTCCGTGGATTCACATTGATATTGCCGGAACAGCTTATATTACCGAAAAATTCGGCTACTTAAAAGAATACGCTACAGGCACCCTCGTCAAGAGTCTTTATTATATGCTAAGCAAAGAAGCCTAA
- a CDS encoding GGDEF domain-containing protein, giving the protein MKKYNYEITENTAKNRLYGIFNDNETIARDEINSLQTYFRSIHIQTQFVIIIIAFCFEFSYYFIFQNQMALPFSEYSLKYIILPFAINFPLYIITKILNQKFYDSNKKNYIVMLSSLLQSFLYVIIHQIFVTIYAGLLVMIFLSAIYHDKKLTRITSFIAVIETILAAFVIKYDGYHIITIKYLANFIVLLFILIIAHVTAEFIINSNKSEQSKILYAIEEKEKYWYGMMIDDLSGLYSRAALRTYINKLQNYQGELLIVMIDLDNFKTINDTYGHQYGDEVIRILGQTFNPYLGDSFSAFRYGGDEFLAIIKSDKAYAEKLMTETKEAFRKSCLTKFKNFEPSFSAGISRFSSNMPITDTIEKADSALYKAKKAGKNTYIFYEE; this is encoded by the coding sequence ATGAAAAAGTATAATTATGAAATCACAGAAAATACGGCTAAAAACCGCTTATATGGAATTTTTAATGACAATGAAACCATTGCACGAGATGAAATAAATTCTTTACAAACATACTTTAGAAGTATCCACATCCAAACTCAGTTTGTAATTATTATTATAGCATTTTGTTTTGAGTTTTCTTACTATTTTATTTTTCAAAATCAAATGGCTCTGCCTTTTAGTGAATATTCTTTAAAATATATCATACTGCCATTTGCCATTAATTTTCCATTATATATTATAACAAAAATACTTAATCAAAAATTTTATGATTCAAACAAGAAAAATTATATTGTAATGTTAAGCTCACTATTACAATCTTTCCTATATGTTATAATCCATCAAATTTTTGTTACGATTTATGCCGGATTATTGGTAATGATTTTTTTGTCGGCTATTTATCACGATAAAAAATTAACAAGAATTACATCTTTCATAGCTGTTATAGAAACTATATTGGCTGCCTTTGTTATAAAATATGACGGATATCATATTATAACAATCAAATATCTTGCAAATTTTATAGTTCTGCTTTTCATTTTGATAATAGCCCATGTTACTGCAGAATTCATTATTAACAGCAACAAGTCAGAGCAATCTAAAATTTTATATGCAATAGAAGAAAAAGAAAAATATTGGTACGGAATGATGATAGATGATCTTTCAGGTTTATATTCACGGGCTGCATTACGGACTTATATTAATAAATTGCAAAATTATCAGGGTGAACTATTGATCGTAATGATAGACCTAGATAACTTCAAAACAATCAATGATACTTATGGCCATCAATATGGAGATGAGGTAATCAGAATTTTAGGACAAACTTTTAATCCTTACTTAGGCGATTCATTTTCTGCATTCCGCTACGGCGGCGACGAATTTTTAGCAATAATAAAATCGGATAAAGCTTATGCCGAAAAATTGATGACAGAAACTAAAGAAGCTTTTAGGAAATCCTGTTTAACTAAATTTAAAAATTTCGAGCCAAGTTTTAGTGCAGGTATAAGCCGATTCTCAAGCAATATGCCTATAACCGATACTATCGAAAAAGCCGACTCGGCACTATACAAAGCAAAAAAAGCCGGAAAGAATACATACATTTTCTATGAGGAGTGA
- a CDS encoding virulence RhuM family protein, giving the protein MNKEIKNDNGEILIYNTEDGLTKIDVHFVDETVWLSQQQMADLFQTSRTNVVEHIKNIYKEEELNEDSTCRKFRQVRTEGNRSVTREIPFYNLDMIISLGYRVKSRIATNFRKWATEKLKEYIVKGFAMDDDRLKDLGGGNYFKELLDRIRDIRSSEKVFYRQVLDLFATSVDYNANTEEAKLFFATVQNKMHYAIHNHTAPELIYDRVDSEKEFMGLTVFRGELPTLKEAKTAKNYLTEKELKGLNNLVSGYLDFAERQAEKEIPMTMKDWMAHVDKILKAAGENLLTDSGTVSRPQMENKVETEYKKYSMKTLSRAEKDYLNELKRLESLAKKGGKEK; this is encoded by the coding sequence ATGAATAAAGAGATAAAAAACGATAACGGTGAAATTCTAATTTATAATACGGAAGACGGCTTAACAAAAATAGATGTCCACTTTGTTGATGAAACGGTTTGGTTATCACAACAACAAATGGCTGATTTATTTCAAACATCAAGAACCAATGTGGTCGAGCATATTAAAAATATATACAAAGAAGAAGAATTGAATGAAGATTCAACCTGTCGGAAATTCCGACAGGTTCGTACAGAAGGCAATCGCTCTGTTACAAGAGAAATACCGTTTTATAATCTGGATATGATAATTTCTCTCGGCTATAGGGTTAAATCAAGAATTGCCACCAATTTTAGAAAATGGGCAACTGAAAAACTAAAAGAATACATCGTTAAAGGCTTTGCCATGGACGATGACAGACTCAAAGACCTCGGCGGCGGCAATTATTTCAAAGAGCTTTTAGACAGAATCAGGGACATCCGTTCAAGCGAAAAGGTTTTTTACAGGCAGGTTTTGGATTTATTTGCCACCAGCGTGGACTATAATGCAAACACCGAAGAGGCAAAATTGTTTTTTGCAACAGTACAAAACAAGATGCATTATGCAATACACAATCACACTGCACCCGAATTGATTTATGACCGTGTGGATAGCGAAAAAGAGTTTATGGGGCTTACCGTTTTTAGAGGAGAGCTTCCTACTTTAAAAGAAGCGAAAACTGCAAAGAACTATTTGACGGAAAAAGAGCTTAAAGGCTTAAACAATTTGGTATCGGGATATCTTGATTTTGCCGAAAGACAGGCAGAAAAAGAAATCCCTATGACAATGAAAGATTGGATGGCCCATGTAGATAAAATACTTAAAGCTGCAGGGGAAAATCTTTTAACCGACAGCGGAACAGTCTCTAGACCGCAGATGGAAAATAAAGTAGAAACCGAATATAAAAAATATTCGATGAAAACCCTAAGCCGGGCGGAAAAAGATTATCTGAATGAGCTGAAACGCCTCGAAAGTCTTGCCAAAAAAGGCGGTAAAGAAAAATGA
- a CDS encoding restriction endonuclease subunit S: MSKIDELMKNETVEWKRLGDVCEIIRGVRVTKQDLIIDGKYPVVSGGTGYMGYINQYNREENTITIAQYGTAGYVNWQIEKFWANDVCFSVYPTGQILKRFLYHFLLNKQEYLYSISNKSAIPYSISKDQIMKIEIPIPSLKTQEKIVKILDSFTNYVAELQTELQTRTKQYSYYRDMLLSERYLNKISKKIDNVENKGYKLRFTTLGEIGTFTRGNGLQKSDFIPEGKPVIHYGQIYTQFGFATEKTVSFVSDEIFSKLKKAQPKNILIATTSENIEDVGKSVVWLGDKEIGFSGDMYSYTTNENSKYIAYYFQTVEFQKQKEKKVTGTKLIRIHGDDMEKFIIPLPPIEIQNKVVQILDKFQALIEDTKGLLPQEIEQRKKQYEYYRETLLTFNTNPHNASDERRATSDERLISDDYFILLKEAADIVDVKLFGVEWKTLGDIGNFENGTGMPKILFDEKGTVGAIHYGHIYTKYNMFVDNPIVKITKQAAKPLKKVNKGDLVIAKTSENVDDVMKTIAYLDDKEAVTGGHAAVFRHKENPKYLSYVFNGAEYMIKQKNKLAKGVKVIELSITDMKKIKIPLPSLAVQEYIVSILDKFDTLIHNISEGLPKEIELRQKQYEYYREKLLNFQR, translated from the coding sequence ATGAGTAAAATAGATGAACTGATGAAAAATGAAACAGTGGAATGGAAGAGATTGGGGGACGTGTGTGAAATTATTAGGGGAGTTCGAGTAACAAAACAAGATTTGATTATAGATGGGAAATATCCTGTAGTATCAGGAGGAACAGGTTACATGGGGTATATTAATCAATATAATCGAGAGGAAAATACCATCACAATAGCACAATATGGAACAGCGGGATATGTGAATTGGCAAATAGAAAAATTTTGGGCAAATGATGTTTGTTTTTCTGTTTATCCAACCGGACAAATTTTAAAAAGGTTCTTATATCATTTTTTATTAAATAAACAAGAATATTTATATTCAATATCTAATAAATCCGCAATTCCTTATAGTATTTCTAAAGATCAAATTATGAAAATCGAAATTCCCATCCCCTCCTTAAAAACACAAGAAAAAATCGTAAAAATACTTGATAGTTTTACAAATTATGTAGCGGAATTACAAACCGAGTTACAGACTAGAACTAAACAATATTCTTATTATCGAGATATGCTTTTAAGTGAAAGATATTTAAATAAGATTTCTAAAAAAATAGATAATGTAGAAAATAAAGGTTATAAACTAAGATTTACTACACTGGGTGAAATCGGCACATTTACAAGAGGCAATGGTCTTCAAAAAAGCGATTTTATTCCTGAAGGAAAACCGGTCATTCACTATGGACAAATTTACACTCAATTCGGATTTGCAACAGAAAAAACAGTTTCATTCGTGAGTGATGAAATTTTTTCAAAACTTAAAAAAGCACAGCCTAAAAATATCTTAATCGCTACAACTTCAGAAAACATAGAAGATGTAGGTAAAAGTGTAGTTTGGCTTGGTGATAAAGAAATCGGATTTTCGGGAGATATGTATAGTTATACTACAAATGAAAATTCCAAATACATTGCTTATTATTTTCAAACAGTGGAATTCCAAAAACAAAAGGAGAAAAAAGTAACAGGCACAAAGTTAATACGTATTCATGGTGATGATATGGAAAAATTTATAATACCCTTACCGCCTATTGAAATCCAAAACAAAGTCGTACAAATCCTAGACAAATTCCAAGCTCTAATTGAAGACACAAAAGGCTTATTACCGCAAGAAATTGAACAAAGGAAAAAACAATATGAGTATTATCGGGAGACCCTCTTAACATTTAATACAAATCCTCATAATGCGAGCGACGAGCGACGAGCGACGAGCGACGAGCGACTAATATCAGATGATTATTTTATTTTATTAAAAGAGGCAGCAGATATTGTGGATGTAAAACTTTTTGGTGTGGAGTGGAAAACACTTGGTGATATAGGAAATTTTGAAAACGGCACAGGAATGCCTAAAATTTTATTTGATGAAAAAGGAACTGTAGGAGCAATTCATTATGGACATATCTATACAAAATATAATATGTTTGTAGATAATCCGATTGTAAAAATTACTAAACAAGCAGCTAAACCGCTTAAAAAAGTAAACAAAGGAGATTTGGTAATTGCAAAAACATCTGAAAATGTAGATGATGTAATGAAAACTATTGCCTATTTGGATGATAAAGAAGCTGTAACAGGCGGACATGCTGCAGTATTTAGGCATAAAGAAAATCCTAAATATTTATCATATGTTTTTAATGGAGCAGAGTATATGATAAAACAAAAGAATAAATTGGCAAAGGGGGTTAAAGTGATAGAGCTGTCAATCACAGATATGAAAAAAATAAAAATTCCTCTTCCTTCTCTCGCTGTTCAAGAATACATCGTATCCATCCTTGATAAATTCGATACATTGATACATAATATTTCAGAAGGGCTGCCTAAAGAAATTGAATTACGGCAAAAACAATATGAATATTATCGGGAGAAATTATTAAATTTTCAAAGGTAA